The genomic stretch GGTGGCAAGGAAGTTTTCTTCCGCAGAGAAACCAAAAAAATATTGCAGGCCCCCTTCAAATTCTGTATCGTTAGTTATCTTTTTAAAAAAGTATATTTTTTACATTTTGTCGGGCGCAGTCTTTATCGACAGGCCGACGACGAGGAACGAAATGACATTATTTAAGAATTTATTGCACGGTGCCGGTACGATACTAAACATACATCCTCATACCCCGAAACGGATAAGGAGACTCCGTTTAACACCCTCTTCCGATGCTGAAGCGATAAAAAAAGACTTTGAAACAATAGGTAACGACTTGTGGAAGGTTATTGATGAATACAGAGAGCCCGGACAACAAGCCTGCCTGAGTCCTCTCAAAATGCCGAGACGAGCGGAGTGAGGTCAGAAGAATTATCGTATCAAGAAGAAAATGCTCAACTTGTCGCGCGTAGAGCGTCGGCGTTCAGCGGACCTCTTCCTCCTCCGGAAATATTAAAAGAGTACAACGAAGTAGCTCCTGGACTCGCCGAACGAATTGTAGCAATGGCGGAAAAGGAAGCCGACCATCGTCATACAATTGACCATAAAGCATTGGATGCCGATATTTCAGAGCAGAACAAAATGTTTTCAGAGGCCCGCCTGGGACAACTCTGCGGTTTGATTATCGGATTGGCTGCAATTACCGCAGGGGCGTATACCGCAATCAGCGGAGCGCAATGGCCGGGCGGAATAATCGGCGGTGGCGGTGTAATCGGTCTTGTCTCCGTATTTATATACGGAAGAAAACAGCCAGCAAATACCCCTGCACCGCCAACTCCCTCCGATTCGCAAAAAATATAGCGTAGTTCATAAGGCGGAGGTCGATCGCATTGCAGAGTGAATCAGGCTTTGCTTACAGCTCCTGCTGCTTCTCGGCCCATTCCAGCACTTGGTCGAATTTGCTTTGGCCGGGTGGCGGGGGTGCTAGCAGGGTGCCGTATTTTTTTAGGTCTGCTGGGGTGCGGCGGTTTGTTTCGACTATATCAAGGCCCTGTACGTCTAGTTGCCAGAGGAATTTTAGGGCTTTTATGAAGGTGTGGTAGAGGGGGGTGGGTTTGGAGTTGTGGAGGAAGAGGGGGAAAAGGTACACCTCCCAAAGCCGCAAGGTATTATCACTCGAAGCGGAAACGATGGTCTTGCCGTCCGGACTGAAGGCCACGCTGAAGACATAATTTTCATGTCCTTTGAGTATAGCCAGCTCCTTGCCGGTAGCAACCTCCCAAATCCGCACGACATTGTCCCGAGAAGCGGAAGCGATGGCCTTACCGTCTGGACTAAAAGCCATGCTGTTGCCCCAAGACGACGCATGCCCTCTAAGGACGGCTACCTCCTTCCCGCTTTCCCAGTCCCAAATCCGCATAGTCTTGTCGGCAGAAGCGGAAGCAATTAGTTTCCCATCTGGACTGAAGGCCACGCTGAAGACATAATTTTCATGTCCTTTGAGTATAGCCAGCTCTTTGCCGGTAGCAACCTCCCAAATCCGCACGGCCTTGTCCCAAGAAGCGGAAGCGATGGTCTTGCCGTCTGGACTAAAAGCCATGCTGTTGCCCCAAGACGACGCATGCCCTCTAAGGACGGCTACCTCCTTCCCGCTTTCCCAGTCCCAAATCCGCATAGTTTTGTCGGCAGAAGCGGACGCAATTAGTTTCCCATCAGGACTGAAGGCTACGCTGATGACAGGATCTTCATGTCCTTTGAAGACAGCCAGCTCTTTGCCGGTGGCAGCCTCCCAAAGCCGCAAGGTATTGTCACGCGAAGCGGAAACGATGGTCTTACCGTCTGGACTGAAGGCCGCGTTGATGACAAGATCCTCATGCCCTTTGAGTACAGTCAGCTCCTTGCCGGTAGCAACCTCCCAAAGCCGCAAGGTATTGTCAAGCGAAGCAGAAACGATGGTTTTGCCGTCTGGACTGAAGGACACGCTGATGACAGAATTTTCATGTCCTTTGAAGACAGCCCGTTCTTTGCCGGTTGTGATATCTCGGATTCGCACGGTCTTGTTCCAAAGAGCAGAAACGATGGTTTTGCCGTTTGGACTGAAGGCCACGCTGTTTACATTATCCTCATGTCCTGGCAGGAGAGCCAATTGCTTGCCGGTCTTGGCCTCCCAAATCCGCACGGTCTTGTCGAAAGAAGAGGAAACGATTTTTTTGCCGTCTGGACTGAAGGCCACGCTGATGACAGCACGTTCATGCCCTTTGAGTACAGTCAGCTCCTTGCCGGTAGCAACCTCCCAAAGTCGTAACGTATTGTCACGCGAAGCAGAAACGATGGTCTTGCCGTCTGGACTGAAGGACACACTGTTGACGGCACTTTCATGCCCTTTGAAGACGGCCCGCTCTTTGCCAGTCTTGGCCTCCCAAATCCGTACGGTCTTGTCGGCAGAAGCAGAAACGATGGTCTTGCCATCTGGACTGAAGGCTGCACTGAGGACAGTATCTTCATGTTTTAGGAGGGAAGCCGACTGCTTGCCGGTCTTGGCCTCCCAAAACCGCACGGTCTTGTCCCAAGAAGCGGAAACAA from Candidatus Electrothrix communis encodes the following:
- a CDS encoding DUF2335 domain-containing protein yields the protein MRSEELSYQEENAQLVARRASAFSGPLPPPEILKEYNEVAPGLAERIVAMAEKEADHRHTIDHKALDADISEQNKMFSEARLGQLCGLIIGLAAITAGAYTAISGAQWPGGIIGGGGVIGLVSVFIYGRKQPANTPAPPTPSDSQKI